The following coding sequences are from one Pseudomonadota bacterium window:
- the rnc gene encoding ribonuclease III, with product MLDSFELLFKALGHHFESLPLLEEALTHPSASSAQSVPSYQRLEFFGDRVLGLVIAEMIFQDFPEENEGALSRRFTSLVRRETLARVAQEINLDDYVNVAGAELRAHGRQREPILADCCESVIAALYLDGGLDVAKAFIHRYWRPILQLGKTNLKDPKSLLQEWAQRNGKPIPEYKIIKSYGAHHQPTFVLEVRVAGVPAAQGKGSAKRDAAQAAAKAMLEQLGVEDKG from the coding sequence ATGCTTGATTCATTTGAACTTCTTTTTAAGGCGCTTGGACATCATTTTGAATCTTTACCTCTTTTAGAGGAAGCTCTAACGCACCCGAGTGCCAGCTCAGCGCAATCAGTTCCCAGTTACCAAAGACTAGAATTTTTTGGTGACCGTGTCCTTGGCTTAGTAATTGCAGAAATGATCTTTCAGGATTTTCCTGAAGAAAATGAAGGGGCCCTTTCAAGGCGCTTTACTTCTCTTGTGCGGCGTGAAACTCTTGCAAGGGTTGCTCAAGAAATTAACTTAGACGATTATGTGAATGTCGCTGGGGCAGAGCTACGCGCGCATGGCAGGCAACGTGAGCCAATTCTAGCGGACTGCTGTGAATCTGTGATTGCAGCATTATATCTTGACGGAGGATTGGATGTTGCCAAAGCATTTATTCATCGGTATTGGCGACCTATTCTGCAACTTGGTAAGACGAACCTGAAAGATCCAAAATCACTTTTGCAAGAATGGGCCCAACGTAATGGCAAACCGATTCCTGAGTACAAGATTATAAAGAGCTATGGTGCGCATCATCAACCAACATTTGTTTTGGAAGTGCGTGTTGCAGGCGTTCCGGCAGCTCAAGGAAAAGGCTCTGCAAAGCGTGATGCAGCCCAAGCTGCTGCAAAAGCAATGTTAGAACAATTGGGCGTCGAGGACAAAGGGTGA
- the lepB gene encoding signal peptidase I, protein MPKKQDHWLIELVKTVVYAGAFVLLFHSLLYKPFNIPTPSMVPTLLVGDYLFVSKFTYGYSRYSFPFGFPLFEGRVLSGAPKQGDVIVFRPSHEIGEDWIKRVIGVPGDVIQVVDGIVIVNGQEARLQFKEDYKWRDEKGRYHTSQLYTETLPNGVEHLIVKTVDFGMNVLDNTQEFVVPEGFYFVMGDNRDHSDDSRGTRLGMVPYENIVGQAELIFFSTKIPTDPETYWWQPWKWPTETRYGRMMQMIY, encoded by the coding sequence ATGCCCAAGAAACAAGATCATTGGCTGATAGAGCTCGTTAAGACAGTTGTGTATGCAGGTGCCTTTGTTTTGCTTTTTCACTCTCTACTCTATAAACCATTTAATATACCAACTCCTTCTATGGTTCCAACCCTTTTGGTGGGAGACTATTTGTTTGTTTCGAAGTTCACTTATGGGTACAGTCGCTATTCTTTTCCCTTTGGTTTTCCTTTATTTGAGGGCAGAGTTCTATCAGGGGCGCCCAAACAGGGAGATGTTATCGTCTTTCGTCCATCCCATGAAATAGGTGAAGATTGGATCAAACGGGTCATCGGTGTGCCTGGAGATGTGATTCAAGTGGTTGATGGCATCGTTATTGTCAACGGGCAAGAGGCGCGGCTTCAATTTAAAGAAGACTACAAATGGCGTGATGAGAAAGGTAGATACCATACGTCTCAGCTCTATACGGAAACCCTACCCAATGGTGTAGAGCATTTGATTGTAAAAACCGTTGATTTTGGAATGAACGTACTTGATAACACCCAAGAGTTTGTCGTACCTGAGGGTTTTTACTTTGTTATGGGTGATAATCGCGATCACTCCGATGACAGCCGTGGAACACGGTTGGGGATGGTGCCTTATGAAAACATCGTAGGTCAAGCTGAGTTGATTTTCTTTTCAACGAAAATACCCACCGACCCTGAAACTTATTGGTGGCAGCCATGGAAATGGCCAACAGAAACCCGTTATGGTCGAATGATGCAAATGATATATTAG